A portion of the Daphnia magna isolate NIES linkage group LG4, ASM2063170v1.1, whole genome shotgun sequence genome contains these proteins:
- the LOC116920718 gene encoding uncharacterized protein LOC116920718: protein MNELAKVAREAFLLPVQVTNDRSFFEEGFQRQWATKVDSAVSDLKKMIPNCSFPSKDKLIENDKDILQLLILCGEHNVCAEWNTQKLVENVKDLLKLLLLKLDAENICDTFCCEGVSHAILQQLKPKLGKNQIKTYPAAVNCFLWVISNTMLPAIDESVDFAIPVSLVLFDDWEPAYQQKGLDCISHILNQNPKSLQQRGWLEVIFSSLKKNTQFNDRLNLYKCLDICLKLQTLDLESPSNWKKDDEYDILVNDLLQSTLVQDSPSAATCNLKILVILFHSMKIKMAKFLPSVIAVLDNYITVGVAPDIHVLTVEVMEQIVEYCWVCLEPQFTSHLSWVLFKLASGKLADEETRLRICKCADLIKNISPSQVPILSSRP, encoded by the exons ATGAACGAGTTAGCCAAAGTTGCCAGAGAAGCTTTCCTCTTGCCTGTACAGGTAACCAATGATCGAAGTTTCTTTGAGGAAGGTTTTCAGCGTCAATGGGCTACCAAAGTAGACTCTGCAGTATCAGATTTGAAGAAGATGATACCGAATTGTTCGTTTCCCTCTAAAGACAAATTAATTGAGAATGACAAAGATATATTACAGTTACTTATACTGTGTGGTGAACACAATGTTTGTGCTGAGTGGAATACCCAGAAACTAGTGGAGAATGTAAAAGATCTTCTCAAACTTTTGCTCCTAAAACTCGATGCTGAAAACATTTGTGATACATTTTGCTGCGAGGGAGTTTCTCACGCAATTCTTCAACAACTtaaaccaaaattaggaaaaaatcaaataaaaacataccCTGCAGCAGTAAATTGTTTCCTTTGGGTTATCAGCAACACTATG ttaCCTGCCATTGATGAATCTGTAGACTTTGCCATACCTGTTTCCTTGGTACTATTTGATGATTGGGAACCAGCCTACCAGCAGAAAGGTCTTGACTGCATATCTCATATACTAAAT CAAAATCCTAAATCTCTGCAACAAAGGGGATGGCTTGAAGTCATCTTTAGCAGCTTGAAGAAAAATACTCAATTCAATGATCGCTTGAATTTGTACAAATGTCTTGACATTTGCCTAAAACTTCAGACGTTGGATTTGGAAAGCCCATCCAACTGGAAGAAA GATGATGAATATGATATTCTTGTGAATGATTTGTTACAATCAACTCTAGTCCAAGATTCACCATCTGCAGCAACATGCAACCTAAAGATTCTggttattctttttcattcaatgaaaatcaaaatggcAAAGTTTCTTCCTTCTGTAATTGCTGTGCTAGACAACTACATTACAGTTGGTGTTGCTCCCGATATTCACGTTTTGACGGTTgag GTCATGGAACAAATCGTTGAGTATTGCTGGGTATGTCTGGAACCACAGTTTACCAGCCATTTGTCTTGGGTCTTATTCAAGCTAGCAAGTGGAAAATTGGCTGATGAAGAAACACGACTAAGAATATGTAAATGCGcagatttaattaaaaatatttcccCTTCGCAAGTACCCATTCTTTCGTCCCGCCCATAA
- the LOC116920714 gene encoding trypsin codes for MRFSISAIALLCLAGFVHSNSLANLRRHTGAELPTISIVGGTPAVAGEFPYLTVLRLSGYLCGGTLIGPNHVLTAAHCLSDFPATAVSGFKVFANTLSVNGGGTGSVTSGVKKFIIHENYNANNNDNDVAILVLNTTITTVPFIALPTDPAATTLNPNLTTTVKTTTKPTTTTKPTTTKPTTTRPTTTRPTTTRPTTTRPTTTRPTTTRPTTTRPTTTRPTTTRPTTTRPTTTKRTTTRPTTTRPTTTKPTTTKSTVKTTVKTTLKITTKTPVVRAFSSYTNETAVIAGWGTTSFGGAISTVLLKANVTVLANSICSSQYGSTFVGADQLCAAAPGKDTCQGDSGGPIIVKGVQIGITSYGNGCALPDYAGVYTRVSTYVDWIAKTRANNP; via the exons ATGCGTTTCTCCATTTCG GCTATTGCCTTGCTCTGCCTCGCTGGATTCGTTCATTCAAATTCCCTGGCCAATCTAAGACGCCATACTG GAGCTGAACTACCCACCATTTCTATCGTCGGTGGAACGCCGGCTGTGGCTGGGGAATTTCCTTACTTG ACTGTTTTGCGTTTAAGCGGCTATTTGTGCGGTGGTACTTTAATTGGACCTAATCACGTTTTGACTGCTGCCCACTGTCTCTCCGA TTTTCCTGCCACAGCCGTTTCGGGATTCAAAGTTTTCGCAAACACTTTGTCAGTGAATGGCGGCGGAACTGGCTCTGTTACGAGTGGAGTCAAGAAATTCATCATCCATGAGAACTACAACGCCAACAATAAC GATAACGACGTGGCTATTCTGGTTTTGAATACCACCATTACCACCGTCCCTTTCATTGCCCTTCCAACCGATCCAGCCGCAACAACTCTTAACCCAAACCTAACAACAACTGTAAAGACCACAACGAAACCAACGACTACCACGAAACCCACCACTACCAAACCCACTACAACCAGACCCACTACAACCAGACCCACTACAACCAGACCCACTACAACCAGACCCACTACAACCAGACCCACTACAACCAGACCCACTACAACCAGACCCACTACAACCAGACCCACTACAACCAGACCCACTACAACCAGACCCACTACAACCAAACGCACTACAACCAGACCCACTACAACCAGACCCACTACAACCAAACCCACCACTACGAAATCTACTGTAAAGACTACAGTAAAAACTACGTTAAAGATAACAACCAAAACGCCAGTAGTGCGAGCTTTTAGTAGCTACACGAACGAGACGGCCGTCATCGCTGGATGGGGAACAACATCTTTTG GTGGCGCTATTTCTACTGTGTTGCTGAAAGCCAACGTCACCGTTCTGGCCAACTCGATTTGTTCCAGCCAATATGGCAGCACTTTCGTGGGCGCTGATCAGTTGTGTGCCGCCGCTCCGGGCAAAGACACTTGCCAG GGTGACAGTGGTGGCCCAATTATCGTCAAGGGAGTTCAAATAGGTATCACCTCCTACGGCAACGGCTGCGCTCTTCCTGATTATGCCGGAGTGTATACCAGAGTTTCTACCTACGTTGACTGGATAGCGAAAACGCGAGCCAATAATCCAtag
- the LOC116920723 gene encoding chymotrypsin-C-like has product MVLNNVQRKSPAKHLYIVGGTPALRGEFPALGAMRDDSGVLVCGGTLIAPSHVLTAAHCLSGLRPEVVSRYSLIFNSLTWNGGTGSVARTVKRAIIHENWNPVGTKNDIAIVVLNSPITTIAFTKLPTDSTALTTKKPTTKRPTTKLPTTKRPTTKAPCSCTCWVWLGLGFRLC; this is encoded by the exons ATGGTTTTGAATAATGTTCAAAGAAAATCGCCAGCCAAGCATCTCTATATCGTCGGTGGAACTCCAGCTCTTCGTGGCGAATTTCCAGCATTG GGTGCCATGCGTGATGACAGCGGCGTCCTCGTTTGTGGTGGAACTTTAATTGCACCTTCCCACGTCCTGACGGCTGCCCATTGTCTATCAGG ATTACGTCCTGAAGTTGTAAGCAGGTATAGCTTAATCTTTAACTCTTTGACGTGGAATGGCGGAACGGGTTCCGTCGCTAGAACAGTGAAGAGAGCCATCATTCATGAAAATTGGAACCCCGTTGGTACG AAAAATGACATTGCCATTGTGGTGTTGAATTCACCCATCACAACAATTGCCTTTACTAAACTTCCGACGGATTCAACAGCTTTGACCACAAAGAAACCAACCACAAAACGACCAACCACGAAATTACCAACCACAAAACGGCCAACCACAAAAGCACCATGTTCGTGTACTTGTTGGGTTTGGTTGGGGTTGGGGTTTCGGCTGTGCTGA
- the LOC116920721 gene encoding AH receptor-interacting protein, whose translation MSNPPIQKKIIHAGNHKVNDFPPDTKVRFHFIAQVITKNSKGEIVIGDVIDDSHNYSQPIEILIGKKFKLEVWETIVQTMAVNEVAEFHVEKNLCLAYPLVAKTLRDAYAKDKSKTHEHAPSSHCCGAMALANGPKLGYDDLNQLMEKPTDLLFRIELLGVDLPQSYQKETWQMDERERLDALPRLKHEGNNLYQNKKNAEASLIYAQAIGIIEQLQLKEKPGEEEWETLADMKIPFLLNYSQCQLLLGNYYEVIEQCSQVLNHQPDNVKALFRRGKAHLNAWNPKEAKSDFEKAAVIDPSLSKAVQQQLNQLEEMIKEKNKSDKAWLSQAFGKTTSS comes from the exons ATGAGTAATCCACccatacaaaagaaaattatacACGCTGGTAACCACAAAGTCAACGATTTCCCACCCGATACCAAA GTGCGGTTTCATTTCATCGCCCAAGTTATTaccaaaaattcaaaaggagAAATTGTAATCGGAGATGTTATTGATGACAGTCATAACTATTCTCAGCCCATCGAAATTTTGATTggcaaaaaatttaaacttgAAGTTTGGGAGACGATAGTACAGACTATGGCAGTCAATGAAGTGGCAGAGTTTCATGTCGAAAAGAAT CTGTGCTTGGCCTACCCTTTGGTTGCCAAGACACTCCGAGATGCCTATGCCAAAGACAAATCAAAAACCCATGAACATGCACCTTCTTCCCACTGTTGCGGGGCAATGGCTTTAGCAAATGGCCCCAAACTGGGCTACGACGACCTGAATCAACTCATGGAAAAACCCACTGATCTTCTCTTCAGAATAG AGCTTCTCGGCGTTGATTTGCCACAATCGTATCAAAAGGAGACGTGGCAAATGGACGAAAGAGAACGACTGGACGCATTGCCCAGACTAAAGCACGAGGGTAACAACTTGTATCAAAATAAGAAGAATGCTGAAGCATCCTTGATTTATGCTCAAGCCATAGGGATAATCGAACAACTGCAACTCAA AGAAAAGCCAGGCGAAGAAGAATGGGAAACCTTGGCAGACATGAAGATCCCTTTTCTACTCAACTACTCTCAGTGCCAATTGTTGTTAGGAAATTACTACGAAGTTATTGAACAATGTTCGCAGGTTTTAAATCACCAACCAG ATAATGTGAAGGCACTGTTTAGGAGGGGCAAAGCACATTTAAATGCCTGGAATCCCAAAGAAGCGAAAAGTGATTTTGAA AAAGCTGCTGTCATTGACCCTTCATTGTCGAAAGCAGTTCAGCAACAACTCAACCAACTAGAAGAGAtgataaaagagaaaaataagtCAGATAAAGCATGGTTGAGTCAAGCATTTGGGAAAACAACGTCATCCTAA